Proteins from one Corallococcus exiguus genomic window:
- a CDS encoding sensor histidine kinase gives MSPRREPPPSAVPGPSVRESQGLLGKYRELMKKHTALVRKLGEHTRRQVITYKLSRWALETSDSALAVMNATSVVLANRRWHVLGRLRGPWRREEDGAERMALRDVGQAEAAAVLAHPEGVTRVTRYRQAREAQPRVLEVRAERVTGNMQGQVLMLARDITEQARAEEELANARATLLEREKVRALGELAAGIAHDLRATLNAMRLRLELLQRDVDPAGQGQQHLDALTHVVSDAEARVERLQAFSRSKPGTVLERVQLTGVVRDAVDIVRGGIEHQARQGGHSLRLDVELPEGLPHVSGSAMELRYVVINLIINARDAMPRGGAIRLRAFRFGRAVRLTVEDEGTGIPEEHLLNIFKPFFTTKGDKGTGLGLSMAHGVVTQAGGTLTAANRPEGGAVFTLTFPALKAAPAPPRGGAR, from the coding sequence ATGAGCCCCCGCCGCGAGCCCCCGCCCTCCGCCGTCCCGGGCCCCAGCGTCCGGGAGTCCCAGGGACTCCTGGGCAAGTACCGCGAGCTCATGAAGAAGCACACCGCCCTGGTGCGCAAGTTGGGGGAGCACACCCGGCGCCAGGTCATCACCTACAAGCTGTCGCGCTGGGCTCTGGAGACCAGCGACAGCGCGCTCGCGGTGATGAACGCCACCAGCGTGGTGCTGGCCAACAGGCGCTGGCACGTGCTGGGGCGGCTGCGCGGTCCCTGGCGGCGCGAGGAGGACGGCGCGGAGCGGATGGCCCTGCGCGACGTAGGCCAGGCGGAGGCGGCGGCGGTGCTCGCGCATCCCGAAGGCGTCACGCGCGTCACCCGCTACCGGCAGGCGCGGGAGGCCCAGCCCCGGGTGCTGGAGGTGCGCGCCGAGCGCGTCACCGGCAACATGCAGGGGCAGGTGCTGATGCTCGCGCGCGACATCACCGAACAGGCGCGCGCCGAGGAGGAGCTGGCGAACGCGCGCGCCACCCTGCTGGAGCGCGAGAAGGTGCGCGCCCTGGGGGAGCTGGCGGCGGGCATCGCGCACGACCTGCGCGCCACGCTCAACGCCATGCGGCTGCGGCTGGAGCTGCTCCAGCGCGACGTGGACCCCGCGGGCCAGGGCCAGCAGCACCTGGACGCGCTCACGCACGTTGTGTCCGACGCGGAGGCGCGCGTGGAGCGGCTCCAGGCCTTCTCCCGCAGCAAGCCCGGCACCGTGCTGGAGCGCGTCCAGTTGACGGGCGTGGTCCGCGACGCGGTGGACATCGTCCGGGGAGGCATCGAGCACCAGGCGCGCCAGGGCGGCCACTCCCTGCGCCTGGACGTGGAGCTGCCCGAGGGGCTTCCCCACGTGTCGGGTTCCGCCATGGAGCTGCGCTACGTCGTCATCAACCTGATCATCAACGCGCGCGACGCGATGCCCCGGGGCGGCGCCATCCGCCTGCGGGCCTTCCGGTTCGGAAGGGCGGTGCGGCTCACGGTGGAGGACGAGGGCACCGGCATCCCGGAGGAGCACCTGCTCAACATCTTCAAGCCCTTCTTCACCACCAAGGGCGACAAGGGCACCGGCCTGGGACTGTCCATGGCCCACGGCGTGGTGACGCAAGCGGGCGGCACGCTCACCGCGGCCAACCGCCCGGAAGGGGGCGCGGTGTTCACGCTCACCTTCCCCGCGCTGAAGGCCGCTCCCGCCCCGCCACGCGGCGGAGCGCGCTGA